A genomic window from Pirellulaceae bacterium includes:
- a CDS encoding WD40 repeat domain-containing protein codes for MSDAADQSTISNAAKHAKVDVKASHVAREWKYSAPLLGARFDPTGRYVFAASMDHSIQRWDLKEDKHVSFAGHQSWARGVGFSADGSKMFSAGYDGKLIFWDAVAVGDGDSLRPIREIDAHAGWIRWVAVDPTDRIVATAGNDLTVKLWSVETGELLRTLKGHQKHVFSLLFHPDGELLLSGDLQGVVHQWEIASGKLDRSLEAKPLYTYHGGQQVDYGGVRCMDLNSDGRYLACGGLHKATNPFAGVQEPLVLILDWETGKQIRTHETTGIPRGIVWRLIFEPDGTLIGGIGGQEGYVAFWSDEKTEVHKIKLPSPVLDLDRHPLLPELAAVHYDGHVRLIRMGPKA; via the coding sequence GTGAGCGATGCGGCTGACCAATCAACGATATCAAATGCGGCGAAGCACGCGAAGGTCGATGTGAAGGCTTCGCATGTCGCGCGTGAGTGGAAGTATTCGGCGCCTTTGTTGGGAGCAAGATTTGATCCCACGGGCCGGTACGTGTTTGCCGCGTCGATGGATCATTCCATTCAACGTTGGGATCTGAAAGAAGACAAACATGTTAGTTTTGCTGGCCACCAGAGTTGGGCTCGTGGTGTCGGGTTTTCGGCCGATGGATCTAAAATGTTCTCTGCCGGATACGATGGGAAACTGATCTTTTGGGACGCGGTGGCAGTTGGTGACGGGGATTCGTTGCGGCCTATTCGAGAAATCGATGCCCATGCAGGTTGGATTCGCTGGGTAGCAGTAGATCCCACCGACCGCATCGTCGCCACCGCAGGAAATGATTTGACCGTTAAATTGTGGTCGGTCGAAACGGGAGAACTGTTACGAACTCTCAAAGGGCATCAAAAGCATGTTTTCAGTCTGCTTTTCCATCCCGATGGTGAATTGTTGTTGAGCGGTGATCTGCAAGGTGTTGTGCATCAATGGGAGATTGCCTCCGGTAAGCTCGATCGTTCTCTCGAGGCGAAGCCGTTGTACACTTATCACGGTGGGCAGCAGGTTGACTACGGGGGAGTTCGATGCATGGATCTCAATTCAGATGGACGGTACCTCGCTTGTGGAGGACTTCATAAGGCAACCAATCCGTTTGCGGGTGTTCAGGAACCGCTCGTATTGATCCTTGATTGGGAAACTGGAAAGCAAATCCGAACCCACGAAACGACCGGGATTCCCCGCGGCATTGTCTGGCGGCTGATTTTTGAGCCGGATGGCACTCTGATTGGTGGAATTGGTGGACAGGAAGGGTACGTCGCCTTCTGGAGTGACGAGAAAACCGAGGTTCACAAAATCAAGCTGCCTAGTCCGGTCCTTGACCTGGATCGACATCCCCTGTTACCCGAACTGGCGGCAGTCCACTACGATGGCCATGTGCGGCTAATTCGGATGGGACCGAAAGCCTAA
- a CDS encoding DUF1552 domain-containing protein encodes MKSKTVSRRVVLRGAGAAIALPWLESLQLSTSRAAGPTRPRRVAFFYIPNGVVQNAWNPVDQGADFTLTPTLEPLSPIRDKTLVLSNLDRIKVAGTDGHAQASTCWLSSAAPDELSPAGYPLKRTVDQLIADVAGKETAFRSLELSCNPYEDNRESIYFDNISWYGHGHVARSLRDPKEVFDRLFRVQDQGRGGSVLDLVLEDARSLKGTLGRTDQRKLDEYTNSIRTVEQQITRVRRRQAEINRLNLSAPVKPWQAMHRDEFIQVMGDLMILALQTDLTRVASLMTAPERWSSPLKVEGWFEKPIQHHSWTHGQGNESVRKQLEKLDRFHVEQFVQLVQKMDATPDGEGTLLDNMLFMMGSGLSSGELHVCSNLPTVIAGEAGGRIKTGQHVRYAEGTPIANLWLSMLRLMGVQTAAIGDSTGALNDVIQL; translated from the coding sequence ATGAAAAGCAAAACGGTGAGTCGACGAGTCGTGTTGCGAGGCGCGGGCGCCGCGATTGCTTTGCCTTGGCTGGAAAGTCTCCAGTTGAGTACCAGCCGAGCCGCCGGGCCAACACGCCCTCGCCGCGTGGCGTTTTTCTATATCCCCAATGGTGTCGTTCAGAACGCTTGGAATCCGGTCGATCAAGGCGCGGATTTCACGCTCACACCAACATTGGAGCCGCTGAGTCCGATCCGTGACAAGACACTGGTCTTGAGTAACCTTGATCGAATCAAGGTTGCTGGAACGGATGGGCATGCTCAGGCCAGCACCTGTTGGCTTAGTAGTGCAGCGCCCGATGAACTTTCGCCAGCCGGATATCCGCTCAAACGGACTGTGGATCAACTGATCGCCGATGTCGCAGGAAAGGAAACGGCGTTTCGGTCGTTGGAATTGAGTTGCAATCCTTATGAGGATAATCGCGAATCAATCTATTTTGATAACATCTCATGGTATGGGCATGGGCATGTGGCGAGGTCGTTGCGTGATCCGAAAGAGGTCTTCGATCGACTTTTCCGCGTGCAAGATCAGGGACGCGGCGGCAGCGTGTTGGATCTGGTCCTGGAGGATGCTCGATCGCTGAAAGGAACGCTAGGGAGAACTGATCAGCGGAAACTTGATGAGTACACCAATTCGATTCGTACTGTGGAACAGCAAATCACACGAGTGCGTCGTCGGCAGGCTGAAATCAACCGATTGAATTTATCGGCGCCTGTGAAACCTTGGCAGGCCATGCATCGTGATGAGTTTATACAAGTCATGGGAGACTTGATGATTCTGGCGCTCCAGACGGATTTGACTCGCGTTGCCTCATTGATGACAGCACCGGAGCGTTGGAGTTCACCCTTGAAAGTCGAAGGCTGGTTTGAGAAGCCGATTCAACACCACTCCTGGACACACGGTCAAGGGAATGAATCGGTGCGCAAGCAACTGGAAAAACTCGATCGATTCCACGTGGAGCAATTTGTTCAACTTGTCCAGAAGATGGATGCGACTCCTGATGGAGAGGGAACCTTACTCGATAATATGTTATTTATGATGGGGTCAGGTCTTAGTAGTGGAGAATTGCACGTTTGTTCGAACTTGCCGACGGTGATCGCGGGCGAAGCCGGCGGAAGGATCAAGACGGGTCAGCATGTCCGTTATGCGGAGGGTACGCCGATTGCTAACCTGTGGCTCTCCATGTTGCGCTTAATGGGCGTTCAAACGGCGGCAATTGGCGATAGTACGGGTGCACTTAACGATGTGATTCAATTGTAA
- a CDS encoding Gfo/Idh/MocA family oxidoreductase, producing MPNRRQFLSSAAAVAAASSLAPHVSGSEKPRRKLGYALVGLGRLSTNQLAPALQKTRDSELVGVVTGSPEKAAQWQKKYGISEKNSYNYRNFDQVADNPEIDVIYVVLPNSMHQEYTIRAARAGKHVLCEKPMSVSAEEGRTMIRACRESDVKLAVGYRCQFDPHHIACMQTARDQQHGTLRHIDAGFGFRFGDYPWGDLRRWRLERELAGGGALMDVGIYALQACRYLTGQEPNSVMARETKTDPIKFSEVDETILWSMEFPNGVTANCSTTYGFGGINHATAYADRGKFGLSPAFGYGGIRGFSGNQPLNKPTVDQFAVEIDDFSHVIQTDGSSKVSGEEGLRDLVVIEAIYQSVRTGKRIKVSQA from the coding sequence ATGCCAAATCGTCGCCAATTCCTGTCGTCTGCAGCTGCCGTCGCCGCGGCCTCATCCCTCGCGCCACACGTATCCGGCAGTGAAAAGCCCAGACGAAAATTGGGATACGCATTGGTGGGTCTCGGCCGACTCAGCACCAACCAACTCGCGCCGGCCTTACAAAAAACTCGCGACAGCGAACTAGTAGGAGTCGTGACAGGGTCACCGGAAAAGGCGGCTCAGTGGCAAAAGAAATACGGAATTAGTGAAAAGAACAGCTACAATTACCGGAATTTCGACCAGGTCGCAGACAACCCAGAAATCGATGTAATTTACGTCGTGCTCCCGAACTCAATGCATCAAGAGTATACGATTCGGGCTGCCCGCGCAGGAAAGCATGTCCTGTGCGAAAAACCGATGTCGGTCAGCGCAGAAGAAGGTCGCACGATGATTCGCGCCTGCCGTGAGTCCGACGTTAAATTGGCCGTCGGATATCGTTGCCAATTCGATCCGCACCACATCGCATGCATGCAAACCGCGCGAGATCAACAACACGGCACCCTTCGACACATCGATGCCGGTTTCGGTTTTCGCTTCGGAGATTACCCCTGGGGAGATCTTAGACGATGGCGATTGGAACGGGAATTAGCGGGTGGTGGTGCTTTAATGGATGTTGGCATTTACGCGCTGCAAGCCTGCAGATACTTAACCGGCCAAGAACCCAACTCTGTAATGGCAAGAGAAACAAAAACCGATCCAATTAAGTTTTCGGAAGTGGATGAAACCATTTTATGGAGCATGGAGTTTCCCAACGGGGTAACCGCAAATTGCTCCACCACCTACGGTTTTGGCGGAATAAATCATGCCACGGCCTACGCAGACCGAGGCAAATTTGGCCTTTCCCCCGCATTTGGTTACGGTGGAATCCGAGGGTTTTCCGGCAACCAACCGCTCAACAAACCAACAGTTGACCAATTCGCAGTTGAGATCGATGACTTTTCGCACGTGATCCAAACCGATGGTAGCTCCAAGGTCTCCGGTGAAGAAGGACTACGGGACCTAGTTGTTATCGAGGCGATCTACCAATCCGTACGAACAGGGAAACGCATCAAAGTATCGCAAGCCTGA
- a CDS encoding DUF1501 domain-containing protein: MKCSYACSSPEHVTGRRRFMGTVAAGAGGMFGLNHLVQPAAAAKIAAKKKRVLSIFLSGGVSQFESFDPKPGTLNGGPFRAIPTSVPGIQLCELLPKTAEQMHRISLIRSVNTEQNDHGLSRYQIERGHKKTPTADFPHIGAVVAKGLDEGLSPMPGHIHVSSGAGSRSSNSAFLGPKYGSISVGTKGGLRNSKLPGGMTATVDDQRQAFRRQANERFLQRRRTAETDAYVQSHEQALQLMANREIFDVTKEPAKLAEKYGDFDLGKQCLLARRLLENEISFVQVSHSNYDTHAENFNFHIEQLGEFDQAYSTLIDDLAERGMLDSTLVVVLTEFGRTPKINRKFGRDHWGRGFSIALAGCGIQPGAVIGAMSKDGTEIADYEVKPADLFHTYLRAIGLDPTSEFDVGGRAVPMADPTGVAIEELLA; the protein is encoded by the coding sequence ATGAAATGCAGTTACGCGTGTTCGTCTCCTGAGCATGTTACCGGGCGACGCAGGTTTATGGGGACGGTTGCTGCAGGTGCGGGCGGGATGTTCGGGTTGAATCACCTCGTACAGCCTGCGGCAGCGGCAAAAATTGCAGCGAAGAAGAAACGAGTACTTTCGATCTTCCTGTCAGGAGGGGTGAGCCAATTTGAATCGTTTGATCCCAAGCCGGGTACCCTCAACGGAGGACCATTTCGAGCGATCCCCACATCCGTACCGGGAATTCAACTTTGCGAGTTGTTGCCGAAGACAGCAGAGCAAATGCATCGTATTTCGTTAATCCGGTCGGTAAATACGGAGCAGAACGATCACGGATTGAGTCGATATCAGATTGAACGGGGCCATAAAAAGACGCCCACAGCCGATTTTCCGCACATTGGGGCTGTGGTGGCCAAAGGGTTGGATGAAGGCCTCTCGCCGATGCCGGGACATATTCACGTATCCTCAGGAGCAGGCTCTCGGAGTAGTAATTCAGCCTTTCTCGGGCCAAAGTACGGAAGTATCTCGGTCGGGACAAAAGGTGGATTGCGAAATAGCAAGCTACCCGGCGGCATGACGGCGACGGTGGATGATCAACGGCAGGCTTTTCGGCGACAAGCCAATGAACGATTTTTGCAACGACGCCGAACAGCCGAAACAGATGCCTATGTCCAAAGCCATGAGCAGGCACTGCAATTGATGGCGAACCGAGAAATCTTTGATGTGACCAAGGAGCCTGCGAAGTTGGCGGAAAAGTACGGCGACTTTGATCTCGGAAAGCAATGTCTTTTGGCACGCCGACTCCTGGAGAATGAGATTTCGTTCGTGCAGGTCTCCCATTCGAATTACGATACCCATGCTGAGAATTTCAACTTTCACATCGAACAATTGGGCGAATTTGATCAGGCTTATTCGACATTGATCGATGATCTGGCTGAACGAGGAATGCTCGATAGCACGCTCGTTGTCGTGCTCACCGAGTTCGGTCGTACTCCCAAGATCAATCGGAAATTTGGACGTGATCATTGGGGGAGAGGTTTTTCGATCGCCTTGGCCGGCTGTGGGATCCAACCGGGAGCAGTCATCGGCGCTATGAGCAAAGATGGAACCGAAATTGCCGACTATGAAGTGAAACCGGCAGATCTTTTTCACACTTACCTGCGGGCAATTGGTTTAGATCCGACCAGCGAATTTGATGTGGGCGGCCGAGCCGTTCCGATGGCAGATCCCACCGGTGTGGCGATTGAGGAGTTATTAGCGTGA
- a CDS encoding PQQ-binding-like beta-propeller repeat protein gives MMIRFLMLALTIAGVVVRDSFADWPQFRGENSAGIVAGPSLPTEFKPGQNELWSVAVGVGHSSPCIVGDLLFLTTYDEQQRRLEVVCFSCLDGSVRWRRTVPTERIESGHPSFNPASSTPTSDGNLVVAYFGSFGLICFDRDGGKLWERKMPLTKSYAGNATSPAIIGDRVILYRGNHVDHFLLALDKKSGKQIWKIDQAEPFASELACTSCPIVVGEKLIVHSARSVQAFRIDTGERLWVAKCATTATSTPVVAGGEVIVAAWNKMGEPALRPAFPSFGRLLAQHDRDQNQQIGRDELPRIMIFHRPDGAEAPQNGAAIRFQHVDRDKDGAISQQEWETSLLELEKFRAGYDRHGILAIPLDSEGVVDPSRIRMLAEQGIPEVPSPLCKDGLVYFVKNGGVLTCLDQQTGERLARIRTGGRGTHYASPVIADGKLFSTAGDGRISVLTLGPKPKVLAVNDLGDDTYATPAIVDGVVYVRTHSRLYAFGKAE, from the coding sequence ATGATGATTCGTTTTTTAATGCTGGCTTTGACAATCGCTGGAGTGGTTGTTCGTGACTCGTTTGCCGATTGGCCCCAATTTCGTGGTGAGAATAGTGCTGGGATCGTAGCGGGTCCGAGTCTTCCTACTGAGTTTAAACCCGGACAAAATGAACTGTGGTCGGTTGCCGTGGGGGTGGGCCATTCGTCGCCGTGTATCGTTGGGGATTTGTTGTTTCTTACCACCTACGATGAGCAGCAGCGACGGCTCGAAGTCGTCTGCTTTTCTTGCCTCGATGGATCGGTTCGTTGGCGGCGTACAGTGCCGACAGAGAGGATCGAATCGGGACATCCTTCCTTCAATCCGGCAAGTAGTACACCCACTTCGGATGGAAATCTTGTGGTGGCCTATTTTGGATCTTTTGGCTTAATTTGTTTCGATCGAGATGGGGGAAAACTGTGGGAGCGAAAAATGCCGCTGACCAAGTCCTATGCGGGCAACGCGACGTCACCGGCAATTATTGGGGATCGCGTTATCCTTTACCGAGGCAATCATGTGGATCACTTTCTCTTAGCTCTGGATAAAAAGAGCGGAAAGCAGATTTGGAAGATTGATCAAGCGGAGCCCTTTGCTTCGGAACTTGCTTGCACATCCTGTCCGATTGTTGTTGGCGAAAAGTTGATTGTCCACAGTGCCCGGTCAGTACAGGCTTTCAGAATCGACACGGGAGAGCGATTGTGGGTGGCCAAGTGTGCGACAACTGCCACGAGTACGCCGGTGGTTGCCGGTGGGGAAGTGATTGTGGCAGCCTGGAACAAGATGGGGGAACCGGCATTGCGTCCAGCCTTTCCTTCGTTCGGGCGATTGCTCGCTCAGCATGATCGCGATCAAAATCAACAAATTGGACGCGATGAACTGCCACGGATCATGATCTTTCATCGACCGGATGGAGCGGAAGCACCCCAAAATGGTGCTGCGATTCGTTTCCAACATGTTGACCGTGACAAGGACGGTGCGATCTCACAACAAGAGTGGGAAACCAGTTTGTTGGAACTGGAAAAATTTCGTGCGGGATATGATCGACACGGAATCCTCGCCATACCGTTAGACAGTGAAGGTGTGGTCGATCCATCCCGAATTCGAATGCTGGCGGAGCAAGGGATTCCGGAAGTGCCTTCCCCGTTATGCAAAGACGGCTTGGTCTATTTTGTCAAGAATGGTGGGGTGCTCACCTGTTTAGATCAGCAGACGGGCGAGCGCCTTGCAAGGATTCGAACGGGAGGTCGAGGAACGCATTATGCATCGCCAGTCATTGCGGATGGCAAGCTTTTTAGTACGGCTGGAGACGGTCGAATCTCTGTTTTGACACTGGGTCCCAAGCCGAAAGTCCTCGCCGTGAATGATCTGGGGGACGATACGTATGCGACGCCGGCAATTGTGGACGGTGTAGTTTACGTCAGGACGCATTCAAGGTTGTACGCGTTTGGGAAAGCCGAATAG
- a CDS encoding DUF1592 domain-containing protein, whose protein sequence is MLKYPIMDNSLLTPSVPAMVRPVCTLLLFVALGVPAFAQSSAGEQKDEVNGEARQRFYAVRGRVIQTDELDRLEGELDLGIESERARLQDMQNYGPQWSSGAHLLWDGPLGATLRTNFDVEIAGDYDLSLQFTRAVDYGKIELFLNGKKLGTTIDLFSEQVDLAPLATFRVEQLKLGRQTLELKLAGHNPRAKQYRKTHFLLGLDYLKLSRVDRSDVDENPETSGELMPETSVRRTTPLKMPAMRSLMERYCWECHDGNEAEGEINLAKWSTRDEWLLNVESVRRIRDVLVRHQMPPEDHEQLSLQQRGQLVATFQSIVDDYLINNPPSTQVVMRRLNRFEYNNAVRDLFDLKGDIYPLPEKTIRADQPYFLPATGRFPRRVRVGNRTLGKNQVERQILTGVSPFAIDLQAEGGFNNVGSELSVSPILVESFLKLGNAVLHSPEFDTYSRVTKEIFAEQTGASQQAMRELGRKRIARLLERAFRSRVDEATVERYHQMFCDRLRDTGSFGHSMKDVLSVVLASPRFIYLVESAGAGEDQQLLGPYELATRLSFFLWSSIPDENLLESARDGSLLDRQVLDAQITRMLADPRCQALSQNFARQWLRLDQLVTAVPDFDRFPQYYSRIGCEQWKFGLQTMIEPLLLFESIMVEDRSIMLLVDSKYAYRSDELQSWYDDAVPFGSRENRNRFNTNSQTYHRRQLDDRREGGVITSAATLTMTSAPLRTSPIVRGAWVATVVFNQPPPPPPDSVPPIEADDELIEAKGLTLRQRLVEHQVNQSCASCHAKIDPLGFALENYDAVGRWRENYASGLAIDASGKLFGQTSFQDAVGLKNAILDHPEWFMRAFSEHLLSYSLGRELQISDAKAVNEIVERVRQADGQFSVVVRSVVHSASFRLRGREGESKQAEHSLPDDQ, encoded by the coding sequence ATGCTGAAATACCCTATAATGGATAATTCACTCCTAACCCCAAGCGTTCCTGCCATGGTTCGACCTGTTTGTACCTTGTTACTCTTTGTCGCCCTGGGCGTGCCTGCGTTCGCGCAGAGTTCGGCGGGGGAACAAAAAGACGAGGTCAACGGTGAGGCACGTCAGAGATTTTACGCCGTACGGGGCCGAGTTATTCAGACGGACGAACTTGATCGCCTGGAAGGTGAGCTGGATCTAGGGATTGAATCCGAGCGAGCCCGTCTGCAAGATATGCAGAATTATGGGCCTCAATGGAGCAGTGGGGCGCATCTGTTATGGGATGGTCCGCTTGGTGCGACGCTGCGAACCAATTTCGACGTCGAGATTGCTGGTGATTACGATCTGTCACTTCAATTCACGAGAGCCGTTGATTACGGGAAAATTGAACTGTTCCTGAACGGCAAGAAACTGGGAACGACGATTGACTTGTTTTCCGAACAAGTTGATCTTGCCCCTTTAGCAACGTTTCGCGTCGAACAGCTTAAGTTAGGCCGTCAAACACTTGAGCTCAAGCTTGCGGGACATAACCCACGAGCGAAGCAATATCGTAAAACCCATTTCTTGCTGGGATTGGACTATCTGAAGCTGTCCCGAGTTGATCGATCTGACGTAGACGAGAATCCGGAGACGTCGGGCGAGCTAATGCCGGAAACTTCTGTTCGCAGAACCACGCCATTAAAGATGCCGGCAATGAGGTCGCTGATGGAACGTTATTGTTGGGAGTGTCATGACGGAAATGAAGCGGAAGGTGAGATCAATTTAGCGAAGTGGTCAACTCGCGATGAATGGCTATTAAACGTTGAATCGGTTCGTCGTATTCGCGATGTGCTTGTCCGACATCAGATGCCCCCGGAAGATCATGAGCAGCTGTCGTTGCAACAACGCGGACAACTGGTGGCCACATTTCAATCGATTGTAGACGACTATCTGATCAATAACCCGCCTTCAACTCAAGTTGTAATGCGCAGGCTCAATCGCTTTGAATACAATAATGCGGTTCGTGATTTGTTTGATTTAAAGGGCGATATCTATCCGCTGCCGGAGAAGACGATTCGAGCGGACCAACCATACTTTTTGCCCGCGACCGGTCGATTTCCCAGAAGAGTCCGAGTGGGAAATCGGACGCTTGGGAAGAATCAGGTTGAACGGCAAATTCTCACAGGAGTCTCGCCGTTTGCCATCGATCTACAGGCTGAGGGTGGTTTTAATAACGTTGGGAGCGAACTGAGTGTGTCTCCGATTCTCGTGGAAAGCTTCCTCAAATTGGGAAACGCAGTTTTACATAGTCCAGAATTTGACACCTATAGTCGCGTGACGAAAGAAATATTTGCTGAGCAAACGGGCGCATCCCAACAGGCAATGCGGGAACTTGGACGGAAACGGATTGCGCGACTGTTAGAGCGAGCGTTTCGTTCGCGAGTCGACGAGGCGACGGTGGAGCGATACCACCAGATGTTTTGTGATCGACTGCGTGATACGGGATCGTTCGGGCATAGCATGAAGGATGTCTTGTCTGTCGTACTCGCCTCCCCTCGATTTATTTATCTGGTTGAATCCGCAGGTGCTGGCGAGGATCAACAGCTGTTGGGTCCGTATGAGCTTGCCACACGACTTTCGTTTTTCCTCTGGAGCAGCATTCCTGACGAGAATTTGCTCGAATCCGCACGTGACGGTTCGTTGCTGGACCGACAGGTGCTCGATGCGCAAATCACTCGCATGTTGGCGGATCCTCGTTGTCAGGCGTTGTCACAGAACTTTGCCCGACAGTGGCTGCGTTTGGATCAATTGGTGACGGCGGTGCCCGATTTTGATCGCTTTCCGCAGTATTATTCGCGGATTGGATGTGAGCAGTGGAAGTTCGGTTTGCAAACGATGATTGAACCGTTGTTGCTCTTTGAGAGCATCATGGTGGAAGATCGTTCCATTATGCTGCTCGTGGATAGCAAGTATGCCTATCGTTCGGACGAGTTGCAGTCGTGGTATGACGATGCGGTTCCGTTTGGATCGCGAGAAAATCGTAATCGCTTCAATACGAATTCACAGACCTACCATCGGCGGCAGCTTGATGACCGAAGAGAAGGCGGTGTGATAACTTCGGCTGCCACATTGACGATGACGTCGGCTCCCCTGCGGACCAGTCCCATTGTGCGAGGGGCTTGGGTGGCGACGGTGGTTTTCAATCAACCGCCTCCTCCACCTCCCGATTCGGTTCCGCCGATCGAAGCTGATGATGAGTTAATCGAGGCAAAGGGGCTCACGCTACGACAACGGTTGGTTGAACACCAGGTAAATCAATCATGCGCCTCGTGTCACGCGAAAATCGATCCTTTGGGCTTTGCCCTGGAAAACTATGACGCTGTGGGTCGCTGGCGGGAGAATTATGCCTCCGGATTGGCGATCGATGCCAGTGGGAAATTGTTTGGGCAAACAAGTTTTCAAGATGCCGTCGGACTAAAAAACGCAATTCTTGATCACCCCGAATGGTTTATGCGAGCTTTTAGTGAGCATCTGTTGTCCTATTCGCTGGGGCGAGAACTCCAGATCTCGGATGCGAAGGCCGTGAATGAGATTGTGGAACGGGTGCGGCAAGCCGATGGACAGTTCAGTGTTGTGGTCCGTTCCGTCGTGCATAGCGCATCATTTCGATTGCGAGGCCGTGAAGGCGAATCCAAGCAGGCAGAACATTCTCTCCCAGACGACCAGTGA